A section of the Prevotella melaninogenica genome encodes:
- a CDS encoding AAA family ATPase translates to MEEDKNYINLIRGDLTKASQAHNGMPDSVGMMNIKTANQTILEASLLPTPRALWDSFWYEGELSCLFADSNVGKSILAVQIADRIARTDNVLYLDFELSEKQFQLRYTNEHGELYTFPDKLYRVSIDCNQLLDANFEEAIIGGIEQMAVQTDCKIFIIDNLTYLCCAMEKGDAAGRLMIQLNNLKKRYALSILVLAHTPKRSLDCPITSNDLAGSKRLYNFFDSVFTIGKSAQDGGLRYVKQLKVRYGTFSHDADNVIVYEIDKVDAFLQFVFRGYSTEKEHLKKLGDNESSQRDCQILQLSQSGKSVREIASQVNCGKSTVNRIIQRSKESKNAGVPSVPLSQPLECGTMGQDGTADNQPSKTD, encoded by the coding sequence ATGGAAGAGGATAAGAACTATATCAACCTGATACGTGGCGACCTCACAAAAGCATCCCAAGCGCATAACGGTATGCCCGACAGTGTAGGCATGATGAATATCAAGACGGCAAACCAAACCATTCTTGAAGCATCGTTATTGCCTACGCCCCGTGCGCTGTGGGACAGCTTTTGGTACGAGGGGGAACTCTCCTGCTTGTTTGCCGATTCCAACGTGGGCAAGTCCATCCTTGCCGTGCAGATAGCCGACCGCATCGCCCGAACCGACAATGTGCTGTATCTGGACTTTGAACTGTCCGAAAAGCAGTTCCAGCTCCGCTATACCAACGAGCATGGAGAGCTCTACACCTTTCCCGACAAACTCTATCGGGTGTCTATTGACTGCAACCAGCTTTTGGATGCCAACTTTGAGGAAGCTATCATAGGCGGCATTGAACAGATGGCTGTGCAGACCGACTGCAAGATTTTCATCATTGACAATCTTACCTACCTGTGTTGCGCCATGGAGAAAGGCGATGCCGCAGGACGGCTGATGATTCAGCTGAACAATCTCAAAAAGAGATATGCGCTCTCTATCCTTGTCCTAGCACATACGCCCAAACGCTCTTTGGATTGTCCCATCACATCCAACGACCTTGCCGGAAGCAAACGGCTCTACAATTTCTTTGACAGCGTGTTCACCATTGGAAAAAGTGCCCAAGACGGAGGGCTTCGCTATGTGAAGCAGCTTAAAGTGCGCTATGGCACGTTCTCTCATGATGCGGATAATGTAATCGTTTACGAGATTGACAAGGTGGATGCTTTCTTGCAGTTCGTGTTCAGGGGCTATTCCACGGAAAAGGAACACTTGAAAAAATTGGGCGACAATGAATCAAGCCAAAGGGATTGCCAAATTCTGCAACTCTCCCAATCGGGCAAGTCCGTCAGGGAGATAGCCTCACAGGTGAATTGTGGCAAGTCCACCGTAAACCGTATCATCCAGCGCAGCAAAGAGAGTAAAAACGCAGGTGTCCCAAGTGTCCCACTGTCCCAACCCTTAGAGTGTGGGACAATGGGACAGGATGGGACAGCCGACAATCAACCATCAAAAACGGACTAA
- a CDS encoding excisionase family DNA-binding protein: MEKSILTFNDLPEVVAQLRDEVMSLKSLLAEQRSVNNAKTVDTHVPMSVDEAAEYLGIPKGTLYMKLSEGTIPATKPGKRYCLYRDELDKWLETARKNPIPLSDEELNKSLSSSHRRKPNPRNW; encoded by the coding sequence ATGGAAAAATCAATTCTTACCTTCAACGACCTCCCCGAGGTTGTCGCTCAGCTTCGAGACGAAGTGATGAGCCTGAAAAGCCTGCTCGCCGAGCAGCGCAGTGTGAACAATGCCAAAACGGTGGACACCCACGTGCCCATGTCTGTGGACGAGGCAGCAGAGTATTTAGGTATCCCTAAGGGTACGCTCTACATGAAACTGTCAGAAGGGACAATCCCTGCCACCAAGCCCGGCAAACGCTATTGCCTTTACCGTGACGAACTGGACAAGTGGCTGGAAACCGCCCGAAAGAATCCCATACCGTTGTCAGACGAGGAACTGAACAAGTCCTTATCCTCTTCCCACCGTCGCAAGCCCAACCCACGTAACTGGTGA
- the tnpC gene encoding transposon Tn4555 protein TnpC, which translates to MESSIKDKYIILGFVGFAIVLISSIATLVIADSFNQDNFVRWIVFVCCNLLGWLLYLSFQTLIFDTYEIYKIKFGKKETIAEAIEVQEELSQNTLEEATSVPGPTSVPEPVPESSPTKEETLIQTQPIELTIAPDLHEKNRANYASREQREKEERIRMVMEYCHYYLPRIADQETVNHICTEVDKWMNLNTYTPKPIQRPFTKDINNIPLRHFVWNISERFLYKRYYNGDNRAKFIKALFPKSFADTDLSTIKNFKVEPLKTEIPIDEPENGKLDFHYPEDYVRN; encoded by the coding sequence ATGGAATCATCAATCAAGGACAAATACATCATCTTGGGCTTTGTCGGCTTCGCCATCGTCCTAATATCTTCCATTGCCACGCTGGTAATAGCGGACAGCTTCAACCAAGACAACTTTGTCAGGTGGATAGTATTCGTATGCTGTAACCTGTTGGGATGGTTGCTCTATCTCTCCTTTCAGACACTTATCTTTGATACATACGAAATCTACAAAATCAAGTTCGGCAAGAAAGAAACGATTGCCGAAGCCATAGAGGTGCAGGAAGAACTGTCACAAAATACACTTGAAGAAGCCACATCTGTGCCTGGACCTACATCAGTCCCTGAGCCTGTACCCGAATCATCCCCGACAAAAGAAGAGACACTTATCCAAACACAACCGATAGAGCTTACTATCGCCCCGGATCTTCACGAAAAGAACCGTGCCAATTACGCAAGCAGAGAGCAACGGGAAAAGGAAGAGCGCATCCGCATGGTCATGGAGTATTGCCATTATTACCTGCCTCGCATTGCCGACCAAGAAACCGTGAACCACATCTGTACTGAGGTGGACAAATGGATGAATCTTAACACTTATACCCCGAAGCCCATACAAAGACCGTTTACCAAAGACATCAACAACATTCCACTCCGTCACTTCGTATGGAATATCTCTGAGCGTTTCCTGTACAAGAGATACTACAATGGGGATAACCGTGCCAAGTTCATCAAAGCCCTTTTCCCGAAATCGTTTGCTGATACAGACTTATCAACCATCAAGAATTTCAAGGTAGAGCCGTTAAAGACGGAAATTCCCATTGATGAACCCGAAAACGGCAAACTTGATTTCCACTATCCCGAGGATTATGTGCGGAATTAG
- a CDS encoding tyrosine-type recombinase/integrase, with product MSKCKTVTLRKRKIKNGTQYSLCLDYYPGYRDNVTMRVITREALGIYIFAKPANQQERDFNARMMKKAVILRNQRYEAIFNENNGFFDKTKMKGDFLAYFKGLADRKNIKWQHVYKHFQRFVNGKCTFEEVDVDLCRKFMEYLLDAPQSIHTNQKLHINSAAGYWSTFRAVLHTAYRDRKIKENPNGFLDRIECIPTIREHLSQEELIRLAETPCEEEVLKKAFLFACLTGLRKSDIRQLTWQQIQPYTNGRMFVTTRMQKTKEIVHNPISDEAYGLLGERGEGLIFEDFKDKMLQGPLQRWLTAAGITKKITFHCTRHSFGSLHVEMGTDMAVIQAYLGHKNITTTQIYSKIAAQQMCQVVDKITLKRKEA from the coding sequence ATGAGTAAATGCAAAACAGTTACCTTGCGTAAGCGCAAGATTAAGAACGGGACACAGTATTCACTATGCCTTGACTACTATCCCGGCTACCGTGACAATGTCACCATGAGAGTGATTACACGTGAAGCCTTAGGAATTTACATCTTCGCCAAACCTGCAAACCAGCAGGAACGGGACTTCAACGCACGCATGATGAAGAAAGCGGTCATCCTGCGCAACCAGCGCTACGAAGCCATTTTCAATGAAAACAACGGCTTTTTTGACAAGACCAAGATGAAGGGCGATTTCCTTGCCTATTTCAAAGGACTGGCTGACCGCAAGAATATCAAGTGGCAGCACGTATACAAGCATTTCCAGCGGTTCGTGAACGGCAAATGCACCTTTGAGGAGGTGGATGTGGATTTGTGCCGCAAGTTCATGGAATACCTGCTTGATGCACCCCAATCCATCCACACCAACCAAAAGCTGCACATCAACTCCGCAGCAGGCTATTGGTCAACTTTCCGTGCCGTGCTGCACACCGCTTACCGTGACAGGAAGATAAAGGAGAACCCAAACGGCTTCTTAGACCGCATCGAGTGCATTCCCACCATCAGGGAGCATTTGAGCCAAGAGGAACTGATACGGCTTGCCGAAACACCCTGTGAGGAGGAGGTCTTGAAAAAAGCTTTTCTTTTCGCCTGTCTTACGGGACTGAGAAAGAGCGACATCAGACAGCTCACGTGGCAGCAGATACAACCATACACCAACGGCAGGATGTTCGTTACCACCCGTATGCAGAAAACCAAAGAAATAGTGCATAACCCCATCAGTGATGAAGCCTATGGACTGCTGGGAGAACGGGGCGAGGGACTTATCTTTGAGGATTTCAAGGACAAGATGCTGCAAGGACCACTCCAACGGTGGCTCACGGCAGCAGGGATAACCAAGAAAATCACCTTTCACTGTACCCGCCACAGCTTCGGAAGCCTGCACGTGGAAATGGGAACGGACATGGCTGTCATCCAAGCCTATCTCGGACATAAGAACATTACCACCACACAAATCTATTCCAAGATAGCAGCGCAGCAGATGTGTCAGGTGGTGGACAAGATAACCTTGAAGCGCAAGGAGGCATAA
- the tnpA gene encoding transposon Tn4555 protein TnpA — translation MKATRKCSFCGKSFVTRSGMQRYCSEACQAEAKRARVMQKNNLFKVAQPLMEIQHQEYLTFSKAAILMGCSRQYIYKLVAIGKLKASRISNRMAFIRRADIEQMLEGNPYHRILPGNTSTPRKSSSSSLPAKREKREKESEEVLDFYSGEEVMSLFKVKQSWLYTSAKRNHIPICRIAGKNYYSKKHIDEFFGVAVDISEITDWLLTEEVEELFGMKPTALRAYTYRHKIPTKREYGRTYYSKSHLNELRRTDLVNDERYYTVEQVQQIYGLSSANICHIVKVKHIEKIKVGVKNLLLRSDVERVMAERNK, via the coding sequence ATGAAAGCAACCAGAAAATGCAGTTTTTGCGGCAAGTCCTTTGTAACCCGAAGCGGTATGCAAAGATATTGCAGTGAGGCTTGTCAGGCAGAAGCCAAACGAGCCAGAGTGATGCAGAAGAACAACCTCTTCAAAGTCGCCCAACCCTTGATGGAGATACAGCATCAGGAGTATCTCACCTTTTCCAAAGCAGCCATCCTCATGGGCTGTTCCCGACAGTACATTTACAAACTTGTAGCCATCGGCAAGCTGAAAGCCTCACGCATCAGCAACCGCATGGCATTCATCCGCAGAGCCGACATCGAGCAGATGTTGGAGGGCAATCCCTATCACCGCATCCTGCCCGGCAACACCTCCACACCAAGGAAATCATCTTCATCTTCCTTACCTGCCAAAAGAGAAAAAAGGGAAAAGGAAAGCGAAGAAGTGTTGGACTTCTATTCGGGCGAGGAGGTGATGTCCCTTTTTAAGGTAAAGCAGTCATGGCTTTACACTTCCGCCAAGCGTAACCATATCCCCATCTGCCGTATCGCAGGAAAGAACTATTACAGCAAGAAGCATATTGACGAGTTTTTCGGTGTGGCAGTTGATATTAGCGAAATTACCGACTGGCTACTGACCGAGGAGGTGGAGGAACTGTTCGGCATGAAGCCGACCGCACTCCGTGCCTACACCTATCGCCATAAGATACCCACTAAAAGAGAGTACGGGCGTACCTATTACTCCAAATCACATTTGAACGAACTCCGCAGAACTGACCTTGTGAACGATGAACGCTACTATACCGTTGAGCAGGTGCAGCAAATCTATGGTCTTTCGTCAGCCAACATCTGCCATATCGTCAAGGTGAAGCACATCGAAAAGATAAAGGTGGGTGTGAAAAACCTGCTTTTGCGCTCAGATGTGGAGCGTGTCATGGCTGAAAGGAACAAATAA
- a CDS encoding leucine-rich repeat protein: MIGCKYFNCSALTSVTIPNSVTTIGEYAFAGCIYNHRTTKTNQKYPSVNL, encoded by the coding sequence ATAATCGGTTGTAAATACTTCAATTGTAGCGCGCTAACTTCTGTAACCATTCCAAATAGTGTTACGACAATTGGAGAGTATGCTTTCGCTGGATGTATTTATAACCATAGAACAACCAAAACTAATCAGAAATATCCGAGTGTAAATCTTTAA